The proteins below are encoded in one region of Nocardioides marmorisolisilvae:
- a CDS encoding Ig-like domain repeat protein, protein MACASVVVFSVNPAASAHKKPHRVHSHVHMYLEQTETRVGQPDTLTVTVSAKKHPVGEVRVVVAGKRLRTVELHGRQATVKLPSRLVAGTAEVRARYLGSYRVRPKTASVNWRVIPTVPSVPLRVGTYNIVDSSSTATFKSAVGSMLTHVDVLGLQEVNSKDKEKVMYNDFGDWSYVRDMIFVGGSRYPEHDYYYREDGAEQQPILWRTSRFDFESACKSLSAPQPLPGPNYLTADGMKSYRPDIKHWVQVVHLRDRESGQELSIINAHLLPGAVTNGHPRHGLSSHSWKLYTDQVRRLAHLVQAEKATGRAVLVMGDLNDAYTSDVDNGGAYGKSLPVRALRAKGMSSMWAIHRPARYGTRGKALLDHMFTNNGGPWVTSTTIYRSIKGSDHSPAMGVFRVPIGTPVPGDNTVRTPGAPPPVHDRDRNTPGPYKVTDNACSSDATY, encoded by the coding sequence ATGGCCTGTGCGTCAGTCGTCGTCTTCAGCGTCAACCCGGCGGCTTCGGCACACAAGAAGCCGCATCGCGTCCACAGTCATGTGCATATGTACCTCGAGCAGACCGAGACTCGTGTGGGCCAGCCGGACACATTGACCGTCACCGTGAGTGCCAAGAAGCATCCGGTCGGCGAGGTCCGGGTGGTCGTCGCTGGAAAGCGGCTGCGCACGGTGGAGCTTCACGGGCGGCAGGCGACGGTGAAGCTGCCCAGCCGGCTTGTGGCGGGCACCGCTGAGGTGCGGGCGCGCTATCTCGGCAGCTACCGGGTGCGGCCCAAGACAGCCAGCGTGAACTGGCGCGTGATCCCGACGGTCCCGTCCGTTCCGCTGCGGGTCGGCACCTACAACATTGTGGACAGCTCCTCAACTGCCACCTTCAAGAGTGCGGTCGGCTCGATGCTCACGCACGTCGACGTCCTCGGCCTGCAGGAGGTGAACAGCAAGGACAAGGAGAAGGTCATGTACAACGACTTCGGTGACTGGAGTTACGTACGCGACATGATCTTCGTCGGCGGCTCGCGCTACCCCGAGCACGACTATTACTACCGCGAGGACGGCGCAGAGCAGCAGCCGATCCTCTGGCGCACGAGTCGGTTCGACTTCGAAAGCGCCTGCAAGTCGCTGTCTGCGCCACAACCACTTCCCGGGCCGAACTACCTCACGGCCGACGGGATGAAGAGCTATCGGCCAGACATCAAGCACTGGGTCCAGGTCGTGCACCTGCGGGACCGCGAGAGCGGCCAGGAGCTGTCCATCATCAACGCACACCTGCTTCCCGGCGCCGTCACCAACGGTCATCCGCGCCACGGGCTCAGCAGCCACTCCTGGAAGCTCTACACCGACCAGGTCCGTCGACTTGCGCACCTCGTGCAGGCGGAGAAGGCCACCGGCCGTGCTGTCCTCGTGATGGGCGATCTCAATGACGCCTACACGAGCGACGTCGACAACGGTGGTGCCTACGGCAAGTCCTTGCCAGTGCGTGCCTTGCGCGCCAAGGGCATGTCGTCGATGTGGGCCATCCATCGCCCGGCGCGATACGGCACGCGGGGCAAGGCACTGCTCGACCACATGTTCACCAACAACGGCGGTCCTTGGGTCACGAGCACCACGATCTATCGGAGCATCAAGGGCTCGGACCACAGTCCAGCCATGGGTGTCTTCCGGGTTCCCATCGGTACGCCGGTACCCGGCGACAACACCGTGCGTACTCCGGGCGCGCCGCCGCCGGTCCATGACCGAGACCGCAACACGCCCGGCCCCTACAAGGTCACCGACAACGCGTGCTCGAGCGACGCCACCTACTAG
- a CDS encoding bifunctional cytidylyltransferase/SDR family oxidoreductase: protein MASSKAPTSRKVAVLLAGGVGARVGLDIPKQLIKVAGKTLLEHTLLALHDHPMVDDVLIMMAPGHLDAVRSIVKQGGFDKVTDILEGGETRNDTTLRAIEAVADDECHLLLHDAVRPLISARIITECFEALERYPAVDVAIPSADTIIEVNPDDTIREIPPRAALRRGQTPQAFRLSVLRKAYDLAVKDPNFVATDDCTVVLRYLPDAPITVVAGDERNMKVTEPIDVYIADKLFQLTGSDAPASRSPEEYAEALAGKVMVVFGGSYGIGNDIAELASGYGATVFSFSRSSTNTHVERRSDIAAAAREVLESAGRVDYVVNTAGVLPRGNLLETTEETVYSATEINYLAPLFIAQEFHPHLQESKGSLLLFTSSSYTRGRAGYSLYSSAKAAVVNLTQALADEWSDTGIRVNCVNPERTATPMRTKAFGDEPPGSLLESEVVARTSLDVLLSRQTGHIVDVRKADPLAAALEQDL, encoded by the coding sequence ATGGCATCGAGCAAGGCCCCGACCAGCCGCAAGGTCGCCGTCCTCCTCGCCGGCGGCGTCGGCGCCCGTGTCGGGCTCGACATCCCCAAGCAGCTGATCAAAGTCGCGGGCAAGACGCTCCTTGAGCACACCTTGCTCGCGCTGCACGACCACCCCATGGTCGACGACGTGCTGATCATGATGGCGCCCGGCCACCTCGACGCGGTCCGCTCGATCGTCAAGCAGGGTGGCTTCGACAAGGTCACCGACATCCTCGAGGGCGGGGAGACCCGCAACGACACCACCCTGCGCGCCATCGAGGCAGTCGCCGACGACGAGTGCCACCTGTTGCTGCACGACGCGGTGCGGCCGCTCATCTCGGCGCGGATCATCACCGAGTGCTTCGAGGCTCTCGAGCGCTACCCGGCGGTCGACGTCGCGATCCCGTCGGCCGACACGATCATCGAGGTCAACCCGGACGACACGATCCGTGAGATCCCGCCGCGTGCAGCTCTGCGCCGGGGCCAGACCCCGCAGGCGTTCCGGCTGTCGGTGCTGCGCAAGGCCTACGACCTTGCGGTCAAGGACCCGAACTTCGTCGCGACCGACGACTGCACCGTGGTGCTCCGTTACCTTCCGGACGCGCCGATCACGGTCGTCGCCGGCGACGAGCGCAACATGAAGGTCACCGAGCCGATCGACGTCTACATCGCCGACAAGCTCTTCCAGCTCACCGGCAGCGATGCCCCCGCGAGCCGCAGCCCTGAGGAGTACGCCGAGGCGCTCGCCGGCAAGGTCATGGTGGTCTTCGGCGGCAGCTATGGCATCGGCAACGACATCGCCGAGCTGGCCTCGGGCTACGGCGCCACGGTGTTCAGCTTCAGCCGGTCGTCGACCAACACCCACGTGGAGCGGCGCAGTGACATCGCCGCTGCGGCCCGTGAAGTGCTCGAGTCCGCGGGCCGGGTGGACTACGTGGTCAACACCGCCGGCGTCCTGCCACGGGGCAACCTGCTGGAGACCACCGAGGAGACGGTCTACTCCGCCACCGAGATCAACTACCTCGCTCCGCTCTTCATCGCCCAGGAGTTCCACCCACATCTGCAGGAGAGCAAGGGGTCGCTGCTGCTGTTCACCTCGAGCTCCTACACCCGGGGACGGGCCGGCTACAGCCTCTACTCCTCGGCGAAGGCGGCAGTAGTGAACCTCACCCAGGCGCTGGCGGACGAGTGGTCCGACACCGGGATCCGGGTCAACTGCGTCAACCCCGAGCGCACCGCCACCCCGATGCGCACCAAGGCCTTCGGCGACGAGCCTCCGGGGTCGCTGCTGGAGTCCGAGGTCGTGGCGCGCACCTCCCTCGACGTACTGCTGTCGCGACAGACCGGTCACATCGTCGACGTACGGAAGGCCGATCCGCTTGCCGCCGCCCTCGAACAGGACCTGTGA
- a CDS encoding phospholipase D-like domain-containing protein translates to MAASIIAALPLIGLLAASPPQAQAVSYLGTCTQLNYTDHEVCLNDPQGTTTQQQVLVARLKDLADSAGEGDTVRIAMYRWSTDDSVIDQFTDALKAAAARGASIQILLDDGNTSKDIGNLETDFPNDVTVCSPSTCLANSGDQHNKLFLFTIGGQNTTVISSINLADGMYTKYANMVILHNELLSFYDHYFDRMVDDNWDGWTTSADRTKPGISGKIRAYVYPQLTSDDTVADILNAITECDSGANTVWLLANQFTLGRLTSSSNRLLNAFDGVPGTCDLRVILEDISSDRPDPTVIQDLRNAGATVRFYAASPLHHSKYVLVHAKTTALVGPEGTGWHNYVWTGSANMGTGIWSGDNSNVLVQDSTGLAAYEAQFSYLWSQSQTQPAT, encoded by the coding sequence TTGGCCGCGTCCATCATCGCCGCACTCCCTCTGATCGGACTACTCGCTGCCTCGCCACCTCAGGCGCAGGCGGTCAGCTATCTGGGAACGTGCACCCAGCTGAACTACACCGACCATGAGGTCTGTCTGAACGATCCGCAGGGAACTACGACCCAGCAGCAAGTGCTCGTAGCCCGGCTGAAGGATCTGGCGGATTCCGCAGGGGAAGGCGACACGGTCCGCATCGCCATGTATCGCTGGTCAACCGATGACTCAGTCATCGATCAATTCACTGACGCTCTGAAGGCCGCTGCTGCGCGGGGCGCGAGCATACAGATTCTTCTCGATGACGGGAACACGAGCAAAGATATCGGCAATCTGGAGACCGACTTTCCGAATGACGTAACGGTGTGCAGCCCGAGCACTTGCCTCGCAAACAGTGGAGACCAGCACAACAAGCTGTTCTTATTCACCATCGGCGGTCAGAACACGACAGTCATCTCCTCGATCAATCTCGCCGACGGCATGTACACGAAGTACGCCAACATGGTCATCCTGCACAACGAACTGTTGAGCTTCTACGACCACTACTTCGACCGCATGGTGGACGACAATTGGGATGGCTGGACCACGTCGGCTGACCGCACGAAGCCGGGCATCAGCGGCAAGATTCGCGCATATGTTTACCCGCAGCTGACCAGCGATGACACCGTCGCGGACATCCTCAACGCCATTACGGAGTGCGACAGCGGAGCCAACACGGTGTGGCTGCTTGCCAACCAGTTCACCCTGGGACGGCTCACCAGCTCCAGCAACCGCCTTCTCAATGCCTTCGATGGGGTGCCGGGCACCTGCGATCTCAGGGTGATCCTTGAGGACATCTCGTCGGATAGGCCGGACCCCACCGTCATTCAGGACCTCAGGAATGCGGGGGCAACGGTGCGGTTCTATGCCGCGAGTCCCCTGCATCACAGCAAGTACGTGCTTGTGCACGCCAAGACCACAGCACTCGTCGGTCCGGAAGGGACCGGTTGGCACAACTACGTGTGGACGGGCTCGGCGAACATGGGGACCGGGATCTGGAGCGGGGACAACAGCAACGTGCTGGTCCAAGACTCAACCGGGCTGGCGGCATATGAAGCCCAATTCAGCTACCTGTGGAGCCAGAGCCAGACCCAGCCGGCGACCTGA
- a CDS encoding sulfotransferase family 2 domain-containing protein has translation MRVSDSHQVLFVHVPKTAGSSIDVIFDKEVADARKAAGARHATYERLLRREEQFTDYWSFGFVRNPWARMVSWWSMIAMVFERADAGHQPAIDRIAKDPTAWLPEGEFRHDFDRFVLEGTEKISKVGRPQIKTLSAGARLVDFIGRTENFEKDINIVRERLGLHPVQKVPKRNRSPHAHYTEYYNDVTRRKVAEVYAADIEAFGYTFEEG, from the coding sequence ATGCGCGTCTCAGACTCCCACCAAGTCTTGTTCGTCCACGTGCCGAAGACTGCCGGTTCGTCGATCGACGTCATCTTCGACAAGGAAGTTGCCGACGCCCGCAAGGCGGCGGGCGCGCGCCACGCAACATACGAGCGACTGCTGCGCAGGGAGGAGCAGTTCACGGATTACTGGTCGTTCGGGTTCGTCCGCAATCCGTGGGCTCGGATGGTTTCGTGGTGGTCGATGATCGCCATGGTCTTCGAGCGAGCCGACGCTGGGCACCAACCCGCGATCGACAGGATCGCGAAGGATCCCACTGCGTGGCTCCCTGAAGGGGAGTTTCGGCACGACTTCGACCGTTTCGTCCTCGAGGGGACGGAGAAGATTTCGAAGGTCGGACGTCCGCAGATCAAGACGTTGAGCGCGGGCGCGCGCCTGGTGGACTTCATCGGCCGCACCGAGAACTTCGAGAAGGACATCAACATCGTCCGCGAGCGACTCGGCCTGCACCCAGTTCAGAAGGTCCCCAAGCGCAACAGGAGCCCGCACGCTCACTACACCGAGTACTACAACGACGTCACCCGCCGGAAGGTAGCCGAGGTGTACGCCGCGGACATCGAGGCGTTCGGCTACACCTTCGAGGAAGGCTGA
- a CDS encoding calcium-binding protein, translating into MTSGAGVIAYGGSGNDHLYGSGGDDRLVGGPGDDVFSGVGQGQAPLPVGDGGADVLEGGSGNDDFNHLETVRNDIGVQIRGTNPSSQISGGAGGDTLFGVGTLSGGSGADFIVVSFGVAGSVVAGNSGRDTLAITDPTTDQAQGGGVRFDARAKVETDPIGGRTTWTGVEKYAGTAYSDTFIGSDASEAYYSGTGEGGADRVDMGGGNDTVDLSTGTVRTGQGDDRVFVSNGGNVRTGPGDDRVKAFWDSDCGCGEPFQVRLGAGDDGFHGYNGVSEGGDREFTPADYELVRGGHGHDSVNLRGIASAARVSLASGHGTWKRGFINMRSVETFKGTPHGDHIVGSPQRDDIYGQGGNDVIRGRAGNDVIHGNRGGDHLYGGPGSDTSYGGPGHDVCRAEHRHSC; encoded by the coding sequence ATGACGTCCGGTGCCGGCGTCATCGCGTATGGCGGTTCCGGCAACGACCACCTATACGGCTCGGGTGGCGACGACCGACTGGTCGGTGGGCCTGGCGACGACGTGTTCTCTGGAGTCGGTCAAGGCCAGGCGCCCCTGCCCGTCGGGGATGGCGGCGCTGACGTCCTCGAAGGGGGTAGTGGCAACGACGACTTCAACCACCTTGAAACGGTGCGCAACGATATAGGCGTCCAGATCAGGGGCACCAATCCCTCCAGCCAGATCTCGGGCGGGGCGGGAGGCGACACTCTTTTCGGGGTCGGCACGCTCTCCGGTGGATCGGGTGCCGACTTCATCGTAGTGAGCTTCGGGGTCGCGGGCAGCGTCGTTGCCGGCAACTCGGGCCGAGACACCTTGGCCATCACCGACCCCACCACGGATCAGGCACAGGGGGGCGGCGTCCGGTTCGATGCGCGAGCCAAGGTCGAGACAGATCCGATCGGCGGGCGTACGACCTGGACCGGCGTTGAGAAGTACGCCGGCACGGCCTATTCGGACACCTTCATCGGCAGTGATGCCTCGGAGGCCTACTACTCCGGCACCGGTGAGGGAGGCGCTGATCGGGTCGACATGGGCGGCGGCAACGACACCGTCGACCTGTCCACGGGAACGGTGCGCACCGGACAGGGCGACGACCGTGTCTTCGTTTCGAACGGTGGCAATGTCCGGACCGGACCCGGCGACGACCGGGTGAAGGCGTTCTGGGATAGCGACTGCGGCTGCGGAGAGCCGTTCCAGGTGCGCCTGGGAGCCGGCGACGATGGTTTTCACGGCTACAACGGGGTCAGCGAGGGTGGGGACCGCGAGTTCACCCCCGCTGACTATGAACTGGTCCGCGGCGGACATGGCCATGACAGCGTGAACCTGAGAGGCATCGCCTCCGCGGCCCGAGTCAGTCTCGCCTCCGGCCACGGCACCTGGAAGCGAGGCTTCATCAACATGCGGTCGGTCGAGACGTTCAAGGGCACACCGCACGGTGACCACATCGTCGGGTCGCCACAACGGGACGACATCTACGGCCAGGGCGGCAACGACGTGATCCGTGGCCGGGCCGGCAACGACGTCATCCACGGCAACCGGGGCGGTGACCACCTCTATGGTGGGCCTGGGTCAGACACTTCGTACGGCGGACCCGGCCACGATGTGTGCCGGGCCGAGCATCGACACAGCTGCTGA
- a CDS encoding bifunctional glycosyltransferase/CDP-glycerol:glycerophosphate glycerophosphotransferase has translation MITLNRLRRRASGAARRIATRGARSRLGQRLRPPSISVIVPFYNVEKYLAACLDSILEQTTGDYEVILVDDGSPDGSRAIAESYVARDPRFRLVIRENGGLGAARNTGIQHARGRFLTFVDSDDLLPPNALAALRASARRTGSDIVVGAVERFDSFRQWSPNWVPELHTVRRDRIRIESFLPLLRNLYTWNKLYRRDFWESQGLWFREGVSYEDQPIVTQLLLRARGIDVIPDVVYHYRMRDDQSSISQQTATVKDLRDRVSAWRATEEALTDAPENVHRAWLQTLFDAHFLWYLTSAGTEDDDYWELIRSVVVDLTAHAPQSVWDAAPPASRVLLELARQGRRADVQAFVDAGGARDQRGAESEPQADGVLLKLPGYGDADLDPSLFLLRPDQLRVAHLVSSASWAGDELTLRGRAHLRNVDLRGRASHVDLVVRDARTGAEQVYAARDGVDLDCPMPFEDDWCDYRPATFEVTAPFGAASAALNDRSGRWELLLRVSAAGFRVDQPVTRLMRAGAAGGLEATWLEDGSRLFLTWRHPEPAHVVREPAALRATELRIDGRRVSGSLVGPLAVGLRALDLVWGRTVVGVRLDRAGAALRFEVTVPPASGRRTATWELRAQAATGPVPVELSDLAGVAAPPAAALQLTRNAAGHARVVDRAPGAEGLEVRVTEDGGLRIVGQVFGEGIHAVQLGTRWVRSTSTGPRAHVVDGRFLAELDLRHDVHRFGRLPLGIGEHLVDVRLVGEGDEPLATVPLTISPELNSQLPVPVATKVHQGRVVRGANGALQVTLGRPVGAEMTRAAQYDRQRALMATRGRASTRGLLLRAYFGERATDNGVAIQAELRRRGSDLPVFWAVQDHGVPVPEGGIPVVVNSAQWFDLLGSVTYYVDNMYQPEYHLKPEGQVLVQTFHGYPFKLMGHPHWRQQGFPRAKIAAYEWRTAEWDYLVSPATYATPLLTRDFGYDGAVLEIGYPRNDVLQSPEAGPLREVVRESLGIRPDQTAILYAPTFRDYLAQNDNRALMSDFLDFEAIGRAFGDDVVVLMRGHAFHARTKHRIGHGASLINVTDYPEVNDLYLAADVGIVDYSSLRFDFGVTGKPMIFLVPDLERYVETRGWLFDFGPTAPGPQVRTTDEVIEQLRDLPALVAKYADEYDAFRSSYLSLEDGHAAARFVDAVMVPRGDA, from the coding sequence ATGATCACACTGAACCGCCTGCGGCGCCGTGCGTCCGGAGCGGCTCGCCGGATCGCCACCAGAGGGGCCCGAAGTCGGCTCGGGCAGCGACTCCGACCGCCGTCGATCAGCGTGATCGTTCCGTTCTACAACGTCGAGAAGTACCTCGCCGCCTGCCTGGACAGCATCCTCGAGCAGACCACCGGCGACTATGAGGTCATCCTTGTCGACGACGGCTCACCTGACGGCTCGCGGGCGATCGCGGAGAGCTACGTCGCCCGGGATCCGCGCTTCCGGCTGGTCATCCGTGAGAACGGTGGCCTGGGTGCCGCTCGCAACACCGGGATCCAGCACGCCAGGGGCAGGTTCCTCACCTTCGTCGACTCCGACGACCTGTTGCCGCCGAATGCGCTGGCGGCGCTGCGAGCCAGCGCCCGGCGTACCGGCTCGGACATCGTCGTCGGTGCGGTGGAGCGGTTCGACAGCTTCCGGCAGTGGAGCCCGAACTGGGTGCCCGAGCTGCACACGGTGCGCCGTGACCGGATTCGGATCGAGAGCTTCCTGCCGCTGCTGCGCAACCTCTACACCTGGAACAAGCTCTATCGCCGCGACTTCTGGGAGAGCCAGGGGCTGTGGTTCCGCGAGGGCGTCTCCTACGAGGACCAGCCGATCGTCACGCAGTTGCTCCTGCGGGCCCGTGGCATCGACGTCATCCCGGACGTCGTCTACCACTACCGGATGCGCGACGACCAGTCCTCGATCAGCCAGCAGACCGCCACCGTCAAGGACCTGCGTGACCGGGTGTCGGCCTGGCGGGCCACCGAGGAGGCCCTGACCGACGCGCCCGAGAACGTCCACCGGGCTTGGCTGCAGACCCTCTTCGACGCCCACTTCCTCTGGTACCTCACCAGCGCCGGCACCGAGGACGATGACTATTGGGAGCTGATCCGCTCGGTCGTCGTCGACCTGACCGCTCATGCACCGCAGTCGGTCTGGGACGCCGCGCCGCCGGCGAGCCGGGTGCTGCTGGAGCTGGCCAGGCAGGGACGGCGTGCCGACGTGCAGGCCTTCGTGGACGCAGGAGGCGCCCGCGACCAGCGCGGGGCCGAGTCCGAGCCGCAGGCCGACGGCGTACTCCTCAAGCTGCCGGGGTACGGCGATGCCGACCTGGATCCGTCGCTGTTCCTGCTCCGGCCGGACCAGCTGCGGGTCGCTCACCTGGTGTCCAGCGCCTCCTGGGCCGGTGACGAGCTCACCCTGCGGGGGCGCGCCCACCTGCGCAACGTGGATCTGCGCGGCCGCGCGTCGCACGTCGATCTGGTCGTGCGCGACGCCCGCACCGGCGCCGAGCAGGTGTACGCCGCGCGTGACGGGGTCGATCTCGACTGCCCGATGCCGTTCGAGGACGACTGGTGTGACTACCGCCCGGCGACCTTCGAGGTGACCGCGCCCTTCGGTGCCGCTTCGGCTGCCCTCAACGACCGTAGCGGCCGGTGGGAGCTGCTCCTGCGAGTGAGCGCAGCGGGGTTCCGCGTGGACCAGCCGGTGACTCGGCTGATGCGCGCCGGCGCCGCCGGCGGCCTCGAGGCGACCTGGCTGGAGGACGGCAGCCGGCTGTTCCTGACCTGGCGTCACCCGGAGCCCGCGCACGTGGTCCGCGAGCCAGCAGCGCTGCGCGCCACGGAGCTCCGGATCGACGGCCGACGCGTCTCCGGGTCGTTGGTCGGGCCCCTCGCCGTCGGTCTCCGGGCCCTGGACCTGGTGTGGGGACGAACGGTCGTCGGCGTCCGGTTGGACCGTGCAGGCGCGGCGCTCCGCTTCGAGGTCACCGTGCCCCCGGCCAGCGGACGCAGGACGGCAACCTGGGAGCTGCGGGCACAGGCGGCCACCGGGCCGGTGCCGGTGGAGCTGTCCGACCTGGCCGGGGTCGCCGCGCCGCCGGCCGCTGCGCTCCAGCTGACCCGCAACGCTGCTGGCCACGCCCGCGTCGTCGACCGGGCCCCGGGCGCCGAGGGACTGGAGGTCCGGGTCACCGAGGACGGCGGCTTGCGGATCGTCGGGCAGGTGTTCGGCGAGGGCATCCACGCGGTGCAACTGGGGACCAGATGGGTGCGCAGCACCAGCACGGGACCGCGTGCGCACGTCGTGGACGGTCGCTTCCTGGCCGAGCTCGACCTGCGGCACGACGTCCATCGGTTCGGTCGCCTGCCGCTCGGCATCGGTGAGCACCTGGTCGATGTACGCCTGGTCGGCGAAGGGGACGAGCCGCTGGCGACCGTCCCCTTGACGATCTCGCCGGAGCTGAACAGCCAGTTGCCGGTTCCGGTCGCCACGAAGGTGCACCAGGGCCGCGTCGTCCGCGGCGCCAACGGGGCGCTGCAGGTGACCCTCGGTCGGCCGGTGGGCGCGGAGATGACCCGGGCGGCGCAGTACGACCGCCAGCGGGCGCTGATGGCGACGCGCGGCCGGGCCAGCACCCGAGGGCTGTTGCTGCGGGCGTACTTCGGCGAGCGGGCCACCGACAACGGCGTCGCGATCCAGGCCGAGCTGCGTCGCCGAGGCTCGGATCTGCCGGTCTTCTGGGCGGTCCAGGACCATGGTGTGCCGGTGCCGGAGGGCGGCATCCCGGTGGTGGTCAACAGTGCGCAGTGGTTCGACCTGCTCGGGTCGGTGACCTACTACGTCGACAACATGTACCAGCCCGAGTACCACCTCAAGCCCGAGGGCCAGGTGCTGGTGCAGACCTTCCATGGCTATCCGTTCAAGCTGATGGGACACCCGCATTGGCGCCAGCAGGGCTTCCCGCGGGCGAAGATCGCGGCGTACGAGTGGCGCACGGCAGAGTGGGACTACCTGGTCTCCCCGGCGACGTACGCGACGCCGTTGCTGACCCGCGACTTCGGGTACGACGGCGCGGTGCTCGAGATCGGCTATCCGCGCAACGACGTGCTGCAATCACCCGAGGCCGGCCCGCTGCGCGAGGTGGTGCGCGAGTCGCTGGGCATCCGTCCCGACCAGACCGCGATCCTCTACGCACCGACGTTCCGCGACTACCTGGCGCAGAACGACAACCGGGCGCTGATGTCGGACTTCCTCGACTTCGAGGCGATCGGTCGTGCGTTCGGCGACGACGTCGTCGTGCTGATGCGGGGGCATGCGTTCCATGCGCGCACCAAGCACCGGATCGGCCACGGCGCCAGCCTGATCAACGTGACGGACTACCCCGAGGTCAACGACCTCTACCTCGCCGCCGACGTCGGCATCGTCGACTACTCCTCGCTGCGCTTCGACTTCGGCGTCACCGGCAAGCCGATGATCTTCCTGGTCCCCGACCTCGAGCGGTACGTCGAGACCCGCGGCTGGCTCTTCGACTTCGGCCCGACCGCTCCCGGCCCGCAGGTGCGCACCACCGACGAGGTGATCGAGCAGCTGCGTGATCTTCCCGCGCTGGTGGCCAAGTACGCGGACGAGTACGACGCGTTCCGCTCGTCGTACCTCAGCCTCGAGGACGGCCATGCGGCCGCGCGTTTCGTCGACGCCGTGATGGTGCCGCGCGGCGACGCCTGA